The following are encoded in a window of Chaetodon auriga isolate fChaAug3 chromosome 24, fChaAug3.hap1, whole genome shotgun sequence genomic DNA:
- the frem1a gene encoding FRAS1-related extracellular matrix protein 1a, which translates to MSSQGQTATWTLLPVLLLGMTCLSHSSLVKVNKGLKVKRGQAAYLQEGDLQFHIPPHKDACKVEVVLNEPITQRVGKLMPQVFDCHYLADEVKYVHNGCPLLKEDTVKLRLYRFTETETYMEVFSLHVDVIEPECSIIKLGPKSLEVPEFYGLSDAVDGNVVSFHYEKRSNLECSIHLSSHDTHLPAHGQLVTGEPEKATKRGDEPESFIHLRQQLDNKARAMCKSEDCLKGLKLVKFTKIPCDDFLMMGLRYQHIDPPSPNVDYIAIRLDLKDSRSGSIYQSEQAWIPVQIVGAMPNQPPKPSFMSMFILEVDQFILTPLSTATLDAEDEESHKQLLVFNITKPPVDGFITHLSDHTRPISSFTWLDLNDMLIGYQPPNSSHTQRRNYEVEFEVHDFFFEKSPSVTVHISVRNADTNAPRVSWNMGLSLLEGQSRPITWEQLQIVDNDNLNAVRIITVDGLQHGRLTVRGGKGFIFTVNDIKAGVVRYHHDDSDSTKDFIIFRIADSNHQTRHKFPIKILPKDDTPPFLITNMLLEVSEGQMALLRGSTLQASDMDSSDDYILFNITHPPQAGEVMKIPGPGLTGYPVSHFLQKDLSQSMIYYRHLGNEVFDDSFEVVLSDFHDPPNLSESQVVMVHIEPVPDQPPKEVPGSSRCLVIKETEVVHITRQQLYFVDQESPDSELTYTVTTPPFYTGPHSSPDAGRLFLVDSIPKFTKDSSAPVLRLFTQHAVNFMKVAYMPPIMDIGPYPQHIQLILSVTNHLGKTVTGICFNITVVPVDNQPPQVITNPLTVEEGGECWLGPDHLLLSDVDSMEEALQVQLQREPQHGALQLGGLSLKPGHVFTVQDLKSFKVRYNHDSSETVEDNIEFTATDGTNSVTFVLQVKVMPINDEVPVLAANLKPVLSCAEGQETVITAEFIYATDADSDNSSLAFLIARQPYHGVVLRDGVIVDRFIQADITAGIITYKHTGLEIGLTPRHDTITFVISDGETESSAVCCSEGNPSRTRGRAQLRDSLPVYDLQVTVFPVDSQPPSLTTGDIFTVDEGGTASITASHLKASDVDTVLDELVVSLISPPQFGYIENVLPSPGFEKSNTGISIASFSYKDITDGHVNYVQSRHQRMEPTADQFMLCVSDGKHRSAHVPFYIIINPTNDEIPEFVARNITVREGEMKQLDSSVLHAMDLDVPKNILRFSVVKAPQHGSIINHSSEKPVDKRREAGAPSSVVDFTMTDLTNGMDLMYMHDDSENMEDSFTIQLTDGRHQLHRQVMVKVLPVNDEEPRVIRNNGLEVEPGEARLISSVTLFAQDSDTRSSEVMYIFESVPTQGLLQLKEGQEWVTLTAGRNCTQETVDTNLLRYKHTGLHGTKAQDFFVFYLLDGKNQSPPQHFHISVKDLEKGNIAIFVKPVNVSRGDRVVLTTDVLLATDGTDKPEELLYVITNPPPHGHVEYIKHPGLAISTFSQMDIAANLVAYVHDNRASTPTETFQFVVSNGKTSRNGSFEIAVEMVDRVLPSLSSNKGLSVPQGSSMILGPDCLAMSDPDTPPNALTFVLLQPPQYGRLLLGGTPLITGSNFTQRNIQELEVTYKHDGGPSQIDRFAFTASDSTNRGFLLDGRLHTTPEFFTIQIKPLDKAPPEIVKLLPLWKAELLGDGRHGIFLSSHELKAQDSESREEELIFCIIRQPYFGYLENITTGGFVPQRFSQMELNKRTIVYIINPERESLSDSLEFTVSDPLGNTGPSHILEFSWSTVELSQPEYSVCEEQGTVSLEIIRKGNLAESSYITVEVKELTAGAGKDFLISSSSLIQFDPGVSKRSWQTEIVQDDLEEAEEMFEVLLVSPEGTVIGSINKAQVTIRQSGRKEEGGGECQLDHDQEAPVLGGKEIRSDTYPQHGSIQLEKLPLGTDSVIWTRGDSISRPQAHVPKKKLKVMGNPKSIAPSSVFHNGTDIVYTYHGIMQMKVEDDTSPSRKGRRANIRVVSRGAQQQASAVLTKSKSDQRKIPKLQKTALAKGRTTADGSVPKPCVPELIGLLHFNQTTNQLFHCNGVSWKPWAPTDQMVRAQLCPQGWTFHGGQCYTLSTEHKVTWSAANRACRERYKGTLASVLSKVDMDWLWDFSGRKPFWIGLNDREGRGRWEWVGGEPVSYTNWRKTPPRSKMKGSKKCVLVWRRAKWQIRNCKTSRGHHFVCSVKT; encoded by the exons ATGAGTTCACAGGGTCAAACAGCGACCTGGACTTTGCTTCCAGTGCTTCTGCTGGGAATGACCTGCTTATCACACAGTTCCCTTGTGAAAGTAAACAAGGGTTTAAAGGTGAAACGGGGGCAGGCAGCCTACCTGCAGGAGGGTGACCTGCAGTTCCACATTCCCCCTCACAAGGATGCATGCAAGGTGGAAGTGGTGTTAAATGAGCCCATAACTCAACGAGTGGGGAAACTCATGCCTCAG GTGTTTGATTGCCATTACCTGGCTGATGAGGTAAAGTATGTCCATAACGGCTGCCCATTGTTAAAGGAGGACACTGTCAAGCTTCGACTGTACAG gttcacagagacagagacatacaTGGAGGTTTTTTCTCTCCATGTGGATGTTATAGaacctgaatgcagcatcatAAAACTGGGGCCCAAATCCCTGGAGGTTCCTGAATTCTATGGGCTCTCTGATGCTGTGGATGGCAATGTGGTGTCCTTCCACTATGAGAAGAGGTCCAACCTGGAGTGTAGCATCCATCTGAGCAGCCATGACACCCACCTGCCAGCCCACGGACAACTGGTCACCGGAGAGCCAGAGAAAGCTACAAAGAGAGGGGATGAGCCAGAGAGCTTCATCCACCTACGGCAGCAGCTAG ATAATAAAGCTCGAGCCATGTGTAAATCTGAAGACTGTCTGAAGGGTCTGAAGCTTGTAAAGTTCACCAAAATTCCCTGTGATGACTTCCTGATGATGGGGTTGAGGTATCAGCACATAGACCCTCCATCTCCAAATGTAGATTACATCGCAATCAGACTGGACCTCAAGGACTCCAGGAGTGGCAGCATATATCAG TCAGAACAGGCCTGGATTCCAGTGCAGATAGTCGGTGCAATGCCCAACCAGCCACCCAAACCGTCCTTCATGTCCATGTTCATCCTGGAAGTGGACCAGTTCATCCTCACTCCACTCTCCACTGCTACTCTGGATGCTGAAGATGAAGAATCCCACAAACAGCTTTTGGTTTTCAACATCACTAAGCCTCCCGTGGATGGCTTCATCACCCATCTATCTGATCACACTCGCCCAATCTCCTCCTTTACATGGCTCGATCTCAATGACATGCTCATTGGGTATCAACCGCCGAACTCCTCACATACACAACGCCGGAATTATGAG GTGGAATTTGAGGTTCATGATTTTTTCTTTGAGAAGAGCCCATCAGTGACTGTTCATATATCTGTAAGGAATGCAGACACGAATGCACCAAGAGTGTCTTGGAACATGG GTCTTAGTCTGTTAGAGGGTCAGTCCCGGCCAATAACGTGGGAGCAGCTCCAGATTGTGGACAACGACAACCTGAATGCTGTTCGAATCATCACTGTGGACGGCCTGCAGCATGGACGGCTCACTGTCAGAG GTGGAAAGGGCTTCATATTCACTGTCAATGACATCAAAGCAGGCGTGGTTCGCTATCATCACGACGACAGTGACTCCACCAAAGACTTCATAATATTCCGCATCGCTGACAGCAACCATCAGACCCGACACAAGTTCCCCATCAAGATCCTGCCAAAGGATGACACTCCTCCATTCCTCATTACTAACATGCTGCTGGAGGTGTCTGAGGGCCAGATGGCTTTACTGAGAGGCTCAACCCTCCAGGCATCAGACATGGACTCCAGCGATGACTACATCCTCTTTAACATCACCCACCCTCCGCAGGCAGGAGAGGTCATGAAAATTCCAGGACCAGGGCTCACAG GTTATCCTGTCAGCCACTTTCTGCAGAAAGACCTGTCTCAGTCCATGATTTACTATCGACACCTAGGAAATGAGGTGTTTGATGACTCCTTTGAGGTGGTACTGTCGGATTTTCATGACCCCCCCAACCTTTCAGAGTCTCAA GTGGTGATGGTGCACATAGAGCCTGTTCCAGACCAACCTCCTAAAGAGGTTCCTGGTTCCAGCCGGTGTCTTGTGATCAAAGAAACAGAAGTGGTCCACATAACACGGCAACAGCTTTACTTTGTGGACCAGGAGTCCCCAGACAGTGAGCTTACATATACGGTTACCACTCCACCTTTCTACACTGGTCCTCACAG CAGTCCAGATGCAGGGAGGTTGTTCTTGGTCGATAGCATACCCAAATTCACCAAAGACTCCAGTGCGCCAGTGCTGAGGCTTTTCACGCAG caTGCAGTGAACTTCATGAAAGTAGCCTACATGCCTCCAATCATGGACATCGGCCCTTACCCCCAGCATATCCAGTTAATTCTCTCAGTAACCAACCACCTGGGCAAAACAGTCACTGGGATCTGCTTTAACATCACTGTGGTGCCTGTGGACAACCAGCCACCACAG GTTATTACCAACCCTCTGACTgtagaggagggaggggagtgcTGGCTCGGCCCTGACCACTTGTTGCTGTCAGATGTGGACTCCATGGAAGAAGCCCTGCAGGTGCAGCTTCAGAGGGAACCACAGCATGGAGCTCTGCAGCTAGGCGGCCTCTCACTAAAACCAGGCCATGTTTTCACTGTGCAAGACCTGAAAAGCTTTAAAGTTAG GTACAATCATGACAGCTCAGAAACTGTAGAGGACAACATTGAATTCACAGCAACAGATGGCACCAATTCGGTCACTTTCGTCCTACAAGTGAAG GTGATGCCCATCAATGACGAGGTCCCTGTGTTGGCTGCTAATTTGAAACCAGTTCTCAGCTGTGCAGAGGGACAGGAAACAGTCATCACAGCAGAGTTTATCTACGCTACTGATGCAGACAGCGACAACAGCAGCCTGGCTTTCCTCATCGCCCGCCAGCCGTATCATGGCGTGGTGCTCCGAGACGGTGTCATCGTCGATCGCTTCATACAGGCAGACATCACAGCAGGGATCATCACCTACAAACACACGG GACTGGAGATTGGACTTACTCCTCGCCATGACACCATCACCTTTGTTATTTCtgatggagaaacagaaagCTCTGCTGTATGCTGTAGTGAAGGAAATCCCAGCAGGACCAGAGGCAGGGCTCAGCTGCGGGACAGCCTGCCCGTGTATGACCTCCAGGTCACAGTGTTCCCAGTCGACAGCCAGCCACCTTCCCTTACAACAG GAGACATCTTTACAGTAGATGAGGGTGGGACTGCTTCGATAACCGCGTCTCATTTGAAGGCCTCTGATGTGGACACCGTCCTGGACGAGCTGGTGGTCAGTCTGATTTCTCCGCCCCAGTTTGGCTACATTGAAAATGTTCTGCCCAGTCCTGGCTTTGAGAAAAGCAACACAGGCATAAGCATAG CCTCCTTTTCATACAAAGACATCACTGATGGTCATGTGAACTACGTACAGTCCAGACACCAGAGGATGGAGCCTACAGCTGATCAGTTCATGCTCTGTGTATCAGATGGCAAACACAGGTCTGCCCACGTCCCCTTCTACATTATTATTAACCCGACAAACGATGAGATCCCAGAGTTTGTGGCTCGCAACATCACA GTACGCGAAGGAGAAATGAAGCAGCTGGACTCATCAGTTTTACATGCGATGGATCTGGATGTCCCCAAGAACATCCTGCGCTTCAGCGTGGTCAAAGCCCCGCAGCACGGCAGCATCATCAACCACAGCAGTGAAAAGCCAGTGGACAAGAGACGGGAGGCCGGCGCTCCATCGTCAGTGGTCGACTTTACGATGACAGACCTCACAAATG GTATGGATCTGATGTACATGCACGATGACTCAGAgaacatggaggacagctttACCATCCAGCTGACTGATGGCCGGCACCAACTCCACAGACAAGTGATGGTTAAAGTGCTGCCAGTCAATGACGAGGAGCCTCGTGTCATCAG GAACAACGGCCTGGAGGTTGAGCCTGGAGAAGCCCGGCTTATATCCAGCGTGACGCTCTTTGCACAGGACAGCGACACTCGTTCCTCAGAGGTCATGTACATATTTGAGAGTGTTCCTACCCAAGGACTACTTCAGCTTAAG GAAGGTCAGGAATGGGTGACATTGACAGCAGGGAGAAACTGCACCCAGGAGACGGTGGACACGAACCTTCTGCGCTACAAGCACACAGGCCTGCACGGCACTAAAGCACAGGACTTCTTTGTCTTCTACTTGTTGGATGGAAAGAATCAATCACCACCACAGCATTTCCATATCTCTGTCAAAGATCTAGAGAAAG GAAATATTGCCATCTTTGTGAAGCCGGTGAACGTCAGCCGTGGGGATCGTGTGGTTCTCACCACAGATGTGCTGTTAGCCACAGACGGCACGGACAAGCCTGAGGAGCTTCTGTATGTCATCACCAACCCTCCTCCTCATGGACACGTAGAGTACATCAAACATCCCGGACTTGCCATCTCCACCTTCAGCCAGATGGACATAGCAGCCAACCTTGTGGCTTACGTGCATGACAACCGTGCCAGCACACCCACAGAAACCTTTCA ATTTGTGGTGAGTAATGGCAAGACAAGCCGAAATGGAAGCTTTGAGATTGCAGTGGAAATGGTGGATCGCGTCCTGCCATCCCTGTCCTCCAACAAAGGCCTCTCAGTTCCTCAGGGTTCCTCCATGATCCTGGGTCCTGACTGCCTGGCCATGTCTGACCCCGACACTCCACCCAATGCCCTGAcctttgtcctcctccagcctccacaGTATGGCAGGCTGCTTTTAGGTGGCACTCCTCTCATTACTGGCTCAAACTTCACCCAGAGAAACATACAGGAGTTGGAGGTAACATATAAACATGATGGGGGGCCATCCCAAATCGACAGATTTGCCTTTACTGCCTCAGACAGCACCAATCGGGGCTTCCTGCTGGACGGGCGGTTACATACAACACCTGAGTTCTTCACAATTCAG ATCAAGCCTTTGGATAAAGCGCCTCCAGAGATTGTGAAGCTGCTTCCTCTTTGGAAAGCAGAGCTCTTGGGCGATGGACGTCATGGGATCTTTCTGTCATCTCATGAGCTGAAGGCCCAggacagtgagagcagagaagaagagctgataTTCTGCATCATTCGCCAGCCCTACTTTGGTTATCTAGAAAACATTACAACAG GTGGTTTTGTTCCACAGCGCTTCTCTCAGATGGAGCTTAATAAGAGGACTATAGTGTACATCATCAACCCGGAGCGGGAGTCTCTGTCAGACAGTCTGGAGTTCACAGTGTCTGATCCTCTGGGGAACACCGGGCCCTCTCACAT ACTTGAATTCAGCTGGTCCACCGTGGAGCTGTCTCAGCCCGAGTACTCCGTCTGTGAGGAGCAGGGGACTGTCTCGCTGGAAATCATCCGAAAAGGAAACTTGGCGGAGTCTTCGTATATCACTGTCGAG GTAAAGGAGCTGACGGCAGGGGCTGGAAAAGATTTCCTCATAAGCTCTTCTTCCCTCATTCAGTTTGATCCAG GAGTGTCAAAGAGGAGCTGGCAAACTGAGATTGTCCAGGATGACcttgaggaggctgaggagatgTTTGAAGTGCTGCTGGTCTCCCCTGAAGGCACAGTGATCGGCAGCATTAACAAGGCTCAAGTCACCATCAGGCAGtcagggaggaaggaggaaggaggag GAGAGTGCCAGCTGGACCACGATCAGGAGGCTCCTGTTCTGGGAGGAAAAGAGATTCGGTCAGACACGTACCCCCAGCATGGGTCCATTCAACTAGAGAAACTGCCCCTTGGCACAGATTCAGTAATCTGGACCCGTGGAGACAGTATCTCCAGGCCTCAAGCACATGTCCCCAAAAAGAAACTCAAAGTTATGGGCAATCCAAAGTCT ATTGCACCTTCATCAGTTTTTCACAATGGCACAGACATAGTTTACACG TATCATGGGATCATGCAAATGAAAGTAGAGGATGACACTTCCCCATCAAGGAAGGGCAGAAGGGCAAACATCCGCGTGGTTAGCAGGGgagcacagcagcaggcatCTGCAGTGCTTACTAAGTCAAAGTCAGATCAAAGAAAGATCCCAAAGCTGCAAAAAACTGCACTGGCTAAAGGACGT ACTACAGCTGATGGCTCAGTACCCAAGCCCTGTGTGCCAGAACTGATTGGACTCCTGCATTTCAACCAGACCACCAATCAGCTCTTTCACTGCAACGGTGTCTCCTGGAAACCCTGGGCACCAACTGATCAG ATGGTGAGGGCTCAGCTGTGTCCCCAGGGCTGGACCTTTCATGGCGGCCAGTGTTACACCCTCAGCACCGAGCACAAAGTCACATGGAGCGCAGCTAACAGGGCGTGCAGGGAGAG ATATAAAGGCACTCTAGCAAGCGTTCTCTCTAAAGTTGACATGGACTGGCTGTGGGACTTCAGCGGAAGGAAACCCTTCTGGATAG GCCTGAATGACAGAGAGGGCCGAGGACGTTGGGAGTGGGTGGGCGGTGAGCCGGTCAGCTACACCAACTGGAGAAAGACACCCCCTCGGTCCAAAATGAAGGGAAGCAAGAAGTGCGTGCTGGTGTGGAGAAGAGCAAAGTGGCAAATCAGGAACTGCAAGACGAGCAGAGGTCatcactttgtgtgttcagtaaAAACTTGA